One genomic region from Antedon mediterranea chromosome 3, ecAntMedi1.1, whole genome shotgun sequence encodes:
- the LOC140044232 gene encoding uncharacterized protein — protein MPSRSASFKLSANYAFFFLIEPCDPNVCQNNGHCYQAEAGNNFHCDCDHSYKGKYCERLDPCLSNPCNGGASCQSDELGLNYECICNWLWVGEICSKLNPCLSNPCSSGSTCQAIHDGNDFMCICPPESFGNFCENYPCLSNPCSSGSSCQVNNGPGGSGFRCICPNHRFGMFCNESFTGCQHQPCRHNGICSEDNSQNGFNCQCSEGYFGEVCSESACDSNPCLNGGSCLLDHFNGGHICMCSVGFIGLSCEETDGVTRPVVSEVPTTTMSTTTTVIQPTTKKPTTIQMTSTNVPPTVKQTTVAPTTKKPMTMAPTTKKPTMAPTTKKPMTVAPTTKKLTMAPTTTPTTIAPSTKKPTTVLTTNKATTMSPTSCNEASCMNDGTCTITDGMPVCVCPPGYLGTTCDAVDYCASNPCKNNGVCLTVSDEYRCSCKNGFTGLDCTTEVTDNAAQLTNNESDELPLEIWWIALIALMIVLLIVFTLIVVCTYRGKTRKRKEEVDHKPQKIDDLI, from the exons ATGCCCTCAAG AAGTGCATCTTTTAAATTGTCTGCGAATTATGCTTTTTTCTTTTTGATAGAACCATGTGATCCCAATGTATGTCAGAATAATGGACATTGTTATCAGGCCGAAGCGGGAAACAACTTTCACTGTGATTGTGACCATTCATACAAAGGAAAATACTGTGAACGGCTGG ATCCTTGCTTAAGTAACCCTTGTAACGGTGGAGCATCTTGCCAATCAGATGAACTTGGACTGAACTATGAGTGTATTTGTAACTGGTTGTGGGTTGGTGAAATATGCTCAAAACTAA ACCCCTGCTTAAGTAATCCTTGCAGTTCTGGCTCAACCTGCCAGGCAATCCATGACGGAAATGATTTTATGTGTATTTGCCCTCCTGAAAGTTTTGGCAATTTCTGTGAAAACT ACCCATGCTTAAGCAATCCCTGTAGTTCTGGATCAAGCTGTCAGGTAAACAATGGGCCTGGCGGAAGTGGGTTCAGATGTATTTGCCCTAATCACAGATTTGGCATGTTCTGTAATGAAAGCT TTACAGGATGTCAACATCAACCATGTCGTCACAATGGAATTTGTTCTGAGGATAATTCTCAAAATGGATTCAACTGTCAATGTTCTGAAGGTTATTTTGGAGAGGTTTGCTCAGAATCAG CTTGTGATTCTAATCCATGTCTCAATGGAGGATCTTGCCTTCTGGATCATTTCAATGGAGGTCACATTTGCATGTGTTCAGTCGGATTTATCGGTCTATCATGCGAAGAAACAG ATGGTGTTACAAGACCAGTGGTTAGTGAAGTACCAACTACAACAATGTCTACTACTACCACAGTCATTCAACCAACAACCAAAAAACCAACAACCATTCAGATGACCTCTACAAATGTACCACCAACAGTGAAACAAACTACTGTAGCACCGACAACCAAAAAACCCATGACTATGGCACCGACAACCAAGAAACCAACTATGGCACCGACAACCAAGAAACCTATGACTGTGGCACCGACAACCAAGAAACTAACTATGGCACCGACAACCACACCAACGACTATAGCACCATCAACCAAGAAACCAACTACAGTACTGACAACCAATAAGGCAACAACTATGTCACCAACAAGCTGTAATGAGGCTTCCTGCATGAATGACGGTACATGCACCATCACCGATGGTATGCCTGTTTGCGTTTGTCCTCCTGGGTATCTCGGTACCACATGTGATGCTG TTGACTATTGTGCCTCAAATCCTTGCAAAAACAATGGAGTGTGCCTTACGGTCAGTGACGAGTACAGATGTTCATGTAAAAATGGCTTCACAGGTTTAGACTGCACTACAGAAG TGACGGATAATGCTGCACAGCTTACGAATAATGAATCAGATGAGCTCCCTCTAGAGATTTGGTGGATTGCACTCATTGCGCTTATGATAGTTCTTCTCATCGTATTTACTCTGATTGTTGTCTGCACGTACAGAGGCAAAAccagaaaaagaaaagaagaagtTGACCACAAACCACAGAAGATTGATGACCTTATCTAA
- the LOC140044233 gene encoding uncharacterized protein encodes MMMLAFSFALLSVFFVAIESRSNGAPDSACTGMTPQHASGAQVNPSPFTITTSRPSYVLGGTLQVSITSPSSLQYAGILLQARTRVTREIVGRWMPSTYAGIQLKTCTEEDDSVTHSYAFLKPFTTHYTWKAPDSFDEDIEFIATFVVTYDIFWTGISSGVVSVDTSVITEYTDMCEELKPCQNGATCFNSLQSASYYCLCPSGFSGIDCETFDYCSNEVCSNSGTCYSSSSNAQVFYCECDVGFTGKFCEIFTGCGANPCLNGALCYNSDSADRFYCACVHPYAGDRCQYFMSCDNLPCFNGGTCFSSESGVGYICLCPLGFAGPKCETPVETCMDTPCFNGGTCYKKHGGSGYYCLCSGIHTGDHCQLEKSDPCLSSPCLNSGSCYRGSVSNEYYCGCQPGFNGMHCEING; translated from the exons ATGATGATGTTGGCGTTCAGTTTTGCATTGCTATCTGTTTTCTTTGTTGCGATCGAAAGTCGCTCCAATGGGGCACCTGATTCGGCATGTACTGGCATGACTCCACAACACGCATCTGGAGCACAAGTAAATCCTTCACCATTTACAATCACAACTTCTAGGCCTTCCTACGTCTTAGGAGGTACATTGCAAG TGTCTATAACCTCGCCTTCGAGTTTGCAATATGCCGGTATCTTACTGCAAGCCCGTACTCGTGTTACACGTGAAATTGTCGGTAGATGGATGCCTTCGACTTATGCAGGAATTCAGTTGAAGACGTGTACTGAAGAAGATGACTCGGTGACGCACAGTTATGcatttttaaaaccatttaCAACGCATTATACATGGAAAGCACCAGACTCCTTTGATGAAGACATTGAATTCAT AGCAACATTTGTCGTTACCTACGATATTTTTTGGACAGGTATTTCTTCTGGAGTAGTAAGTGTGGATACTTCGGTTATCACTGAAT ACACCGATATGTGTGAAGAGCTCAAGCCATGCCAGAATGGTGCAACGTGCTTTAACTCATTACAATCAGCCTCGTACTACTGTCTGTGTCCTAGCGGCTTTTCTGGAATAGATTGTGAAACATTCG ACTATTGCAGTAACGAAGTTTGTAGTAACTCTGGAACATGCTATTCGAGCTCATCAAATGCACAGGTTTTCTACTGTGAATGTGACGTAGGTTTTACAGGCAAATTCTGCGAGATATTTA CGGGCTGTGGAGCTAATCCCTGTTTGAACGGTGCTTTATGTTATAACAGTGATTCAGCTGATAGGTTTTACTGTGCTTGTGTCCATCCATATGCTGGCGATCGTTGCCAATACTTCA TGTCATGTGACAACTTGCCTTGCTTTAATGGTGGCACGTGCTTCTCATCTGAGAGTGGAGTTGGGTATATCTGCTTATGCCCATTAGGTTTTGCCGGACCAAAATGTGAAACCCCCGTAG AAACCTGTATGGACACTCCTTGTTTTAATGGAGGTACTTGTTATAAAAAGCATGGTGGTAGCGGTTATTATTGCTTATGTTCTGGAATTCACACCGGTGATCACTGTCAATTGGAAA AATCAGACCCATGTCTGTCATCCCCTTGTTTAAATTCTGGATCGTGTTACAGAGGATCTGTCTCAAACGAATATTACTGCGGATGTCAACCCGGTTTCAATGGCATGCACTGTGAAATTAAtg GTTGA